Part of the Paenibacillus sp. FSL R7-0273 genome is shown below.
TATGACAGCAAAAAATATACAGTTCAGCAGCAGGACGGTCAGTGTAAAGCCGGGTCCGAATATAAATATACAGGCAAGATACACCGAGGAATCCATCGACTGCTCATTGCCTTCCGGCGGAAGCTGGATCATGAAGAAGTTAAGGATAAGGCAGGCGCTGGTCATTGCATAAACCCAGACCCAGGCGGAGGTGGAGTAGTGGAGGAACTCAAAGCGGTTACTATATGAAAAGAGTCCCATGCCGACCAGGCATACGGACAGTGCATACATGTGGCCTGAATCCAGCGTTGCAACAAAAGATTTAAGTTTAGACATGAGGACCCCTCTTTACATTATCAAAATATTCCTTTGTACATAATAATGGTTTTAGGAATAATTGAATAGCCGTAATGTAAAGAAACAGGCGGAATGTCCGCCTGTTTCGTTCTGAAGCATCTTATAGACCGCCGATTTTGTAGCCCGAAGTCAGAGCAATAACAACAGAAGCTACGATAATAGCATTGATTGCCAGACGGGAATATTTGATGCCTTCCAGTTTCTTTTTCACAGATAAATCCTCCCTTCATAGAATCAGTTAGCGGCTTATCCCTGCATATCAGGCTGTGTAGTCCTGGTTGTGGCGGCAGGTGTCATAATGTTAAGTATGAACAGGAAAATTCCGAAATTCATGACTACATCACCAATGCTGATGGCCTGCGTACGCGGATAAGGGCTGGACAGGGGGATGATGTCACCCAGAAAAGCCAGCCGGGTTGAGGCATCCAGCAGGTAGTGCTTGGAGACGGCATCGCCGCTCTTCAGCATCTCCAGGTAGATAGGGTCCAGTACGGACGCTGCCTCGTAGGATACCGGCATTCTCCCTCCGTTGACAAGCATAACCAGAAAGTTCAGGAATACGCCTATCAAAATCAGCCAGAATCCTTTGTTGTGCCGGTTCAACCATAAAAAAATCAGCCCTACCACATACACAGCGATATAGATATATCCGCTGGCTGCGGCTACAGTGGACGACCGCTCCTGCATATAAAACATCAAAAATTGGAATACCAGCAGCAGCGGAAAGATCCAGCCTGACTTAAGCCGGATGTTGCTGAACTGGACAAGGCCGTGCTTAAGTCCGCCACGGAACAAGCCGGCAATGAAACCGATAATAATGCCATCGTAAACCATTAAAGCTTACCTGCCTCTAATTCAGAATAAAAAATATGTAAATATTGGTTTCTTCATGGGTATTCGCTGTCATTTGAACAAAATCCTTTTTTACTGCATGGATATTTTTCTCGACATACCCATGGGGGGTATGTTAAGCTTGGTTTGCAGCCAGGATACAGGGAGGTATGTAGATGGCACCGAAGGAAGAGAAGCAGTCTTCTGCAGCCTGCGACAGCAGCTGTCATGCTCCGGGTGAGCGCAAGAGCCATCATTCCGAGGAATTTAAGAACGGACTGGCTACCCGGCTTAACCGGATAGAGGGACAGATCCGCGGAATTAAAGGCATGATTGAGCGCGATACGTATTGCGATGATGTGCTTAACCAGCTGGCAGCCGTTCAGGCTGCGCTCGGCGGAGTCGGCAAGCTGCTGCTCGAAGGGCATATGCGCAGCTGCATCGTGGAGCGGATTGAGGCTGGAGAGCATGAGGTTATCGACGAGCTGCTGATTACGGTCAACAAGCTCATGAAATAGGGCATTACAGGTTAATCGCCACAACAACATTTTATAGGAGGGTTTACCATGTCTAACGTAACTTTAACGGTTGAGGGAATGTCCTGCGGACACTGTGTCAGTGCTGTAGAGAAAGCGGTAAGCGGCCTGGGGGCTGCTGCCAAGGTTGACCTGCAGGCTAAGAAGGTAGCAGTAGAGTATGATGAGGGTAAAGTAAGCCTGAATGCGATTAAAGAAGCGATCGAGGATCAGGGCTACGACGTGGTATAAGCCGGATTCCGGCAATAAAGGCCTGGAGCCGGGACCTGTTAGAGGGTCCGGTGGCATCCATGCCTTTTATTTTTCACAGATTTATACCCTTGGGGGGTATGAGGAGGTGCTTGGCAGATGGAAAAGAGTGCAGAAGCGGGCCTGCAGCAGGCTACGCTGCAGGTTACAGGCATGACCTGCTCCGCCTGTGCAGCCCGGATTGAGAAGGGGCTGTCGCGGATGGAAGGGGTATCGCGGGCTAATGTAAACCTCGCGCTGGAGCAGGCGACGGTGGGATATGATCCGGCGGTTGCCGGGCTGCCGCAGATTGAAGAGAAGATCCGTTCGCTCGGTTACGATACACTTAAGGAATCGGCGGATTTCGATATTACAGGCATGACCTGCGCCGCCTGCTCGGCGCGGATCGAGAAGGTGCTCGGCCGCATGCCGGGCATTGCGTCGGTAAATGTGAATCTGGCGCTGGAGACCGCGCATGTAGAATTTACACCGGGCAGTGTCAGCACGGCTGATATTATGGGGAAGGTCAGCGCCATCGGTTATAAGGCAGCCTTGAAGCAGGACCGCAAGGAGACAGCGGACCAGCGCGGCGAGGAGATTGTACGCAAGCGGAATAAGTGGATTATTTCAGCGGTCCTGTCCTTTCCGCTGCTGTGGGCGATGGTGGGCCACTTCTCCTTTACCTCCTGGATTCCGGCGCCTGGCCTGCTGATGAACCCCTGGTTCCAGCTGGTATTGGCTACACCGGTGCAGTTCATTATCGGCTGGCAGTTTTATGTTAGTGCCTATAAGGCACTAAAGAACGGCAGCGCGAATATGGATGTACTGGTTGTGCTGGGTACCTCGGCGGCGTATTTTTACAGTCTGTATCTGACTATAGAATCTCTGGGCATGAGCGGAATGGACCATGCGGTTGACATGTATTATGAAACGAGCGCTGTGCTGATTACGCTGATTCTGGTTGGCAAGTGGTTTGAGGCGCTGGCTAAGGGCCGTTCCTCGGACGCGATCCGCAGCCTGATGGGCTTGCAGGCCAAGACTGCGCTGGTGATCCGCAGCGGCAATGAAATCAGCATATCTGTAGAAGAGGTTATCCCCGGAGATATCGTGCTGGTGAAGCCGGGCACGAAGATTCCGGTTGACGGCCAGGTGCTTGAAGGCTTGTCCTCCGTGGATGAGTCGATGCTGACTGGTGAGAGCATCCCTGTGGAGAAGAAACCGGGAGATACCGTAATCGGAGCTACGGTCAACAAAAACGGGATGCTGAAGATTGAAGCCCGCAAGGTAGGCAGAGATACCGCCCTGGCGCAGATTATCCGGGTAGTCGAGGAGGCGCAGGGCTCGAAGGCGCCGATTCAGCGGATTGCCGATGTGATTTCCGGTATTTTTGTGCCAATCGTGGTCGGTATTGCTGTAGTAACCTTCTTCATCTGGTACCTCTGGGGGGCACCCGGACAGTTTGCCGACGCGCTGGAAAAAGCCATCGCCGTGCTCGTCATCGCCTGCCCCTGCGCGCTTGGCCTGGCAACGCCGACCTCGATTATGGCCGGCTCGGGCCGGGCTGCCGAATTCGGGATTCTGTTCAAGGGCGGAGAGCATCTGGAAGCGGCCCGGGACATCCGGATTGTTGTGCTGGATAAGACGGGGACGGTTACCAGCGGTAAGCCGGTTTTGACGGATATCCTGACCACTACCGGCATTCCGGCACACGGCAGGGAGATAGCGGAGAACCGGCTGCTGGCAGTTACTGCTGCAGCCGAGAAGCTCTCGGAGCATCCGCTTGCCGAGGCTATTGTAGCCGGCGCTGCTGTGCGCGGGCTTACGCTCCCGGCGGCAGAGCAGTTCCAGGCTGTACCCGGCCGGGGTATCTCGGCGGTAGTTGACGGCGCTGCGGTGCTGGTGGGCACCCGCCGGATGATGGAGGAGAGCGGCGCAGATCCCGGCCCGTGGGCTCCGCTGATGAAGAAGCTGGAGCAGGAAGGCAAGACGGCGATGCTGGTGTCGGTGAACGGAGACGTTGCCGGTATTGTGGCTGTTGCCGATACCATCAAGGAGACCTCAAAGGCAGCGGTAGCCAGACTTCATGAGATGGGCATTGAGGTGGTCATGATTACAGGTGACAACAAGCTGACTGCCGAGGCTATTGCCCGGCAGGCCGGAATCCGCACCGTGCTGGCAGAGGTGCTGCCCGAAGGTAAGGCGGATGAAATCCGCAGGCTGCAGAGCGGCGGGGTGAAGGTGGCCATGGTCGGCGACGGAATCAATGACGCGCCGGCGCTGGCTACGGCCGATACCGGAATGGCAATCGGCACCGGTACGGACATTGCCATGGAAGCAGCGGATATTACGCTTATGCGCGGTGATCTGATGAGCATCCCCGATGCCATCCTGATGAGCCGCAGAACCATGCGCAATATCAAGCAGAATTTGTTCTGGGCGCTCGCTTACAATACAATTGGGATACCGGTAGCCGCACTGGGCTTTTTGGCGCCGTGGCTCGCAGGAGCAGCGATGGCCTTCAGCTCCGTGTCGGTTGTACTCAATGCGCTGCGGCTGCAGCGGGTGAAGCTGTAGCCGGCGGCAGGAATAAGGAGCGATAATAATGAGTGATGAACAACAGTATGCGGCAGGCACTCCGGATAACGAGACTTTGTCGCTGTTAATGAAGCATGCCTCGGTACGCCAGTACCTGGACACCCCGGTAACGGATGAGCAGCTTGCCGCCATTATCGGTGCGGCGCAGATGGCCTCGACCTCCAGCAATGTGCAGGCTTACAGCGTTATTGCCGTAACCGATGCCGGGATTAAGGCTCAGCTCTCAGCCTACTCCGGCAATCAGGCTTATATTGAGCAGTGCCCGGTATTTCTGGTATGGTGCGCTGATCTCTACCGGCTGAAGGAGACAGTGCGCCCGCATCTGGGCGATGCAGAGACCTATGAGGACACAACAGAGAACCTGATCGTCGCCACCGTTGACGTTGCCCTGGCTGCGCAGAATGCGGCGGTTGCCGCAGAGTCCATGGGGCTCGGGGTCGTCTACATCGGCGGAATCCGCAACAACAGCGCCGCTGTATCCGAGCTGCTCGGCCTGCCGGAGCTGGTCTATCCGGTGTTCGGCATGTGCCTCGGTACCCCGGCCGGTGAATCCGGCCTGCGTCCGCGGCTGCCGCTGTCTGCGGTGCTGCATTACAACGGCTATGACAAGGAGAAAACTGCCGCCCAGGTTGAAATCTATGACAAGGTGAGCAGTGACTACATGCATAAACGGACCGGAGGGCAGAGCAGCGCGCCTTGGTCTGCCATGATGGCCAAACGTCTTGCAGAGCCCGCCCGGCTGCATCTGAAGGATTTTCTGCAGGAGAAGGGCTTCATGAAGCGGTAAGTGCCGCTGTCTTAAATAAGCATGGTGTACCGGCGGTGCCGGGGGCCATGCTTTTTCTTAGCTTACTTTTTCAGAAAGAACGGAGGGCTCTTGTTGATCAAAGTGATACAGGACCATCATAATAATGGACATGGAAACAATCAGCGTTACTATGAAGGAGCGGGAAACGGCAAGGAACGGTCCGGTTAACGGCAGCAGAATGCTGAAACTCAGGGTATTCGCGGCCAGGGCTGCCGCCAGCATCAGCAGAAAGCGCCGGTCTTTATGATTTATCTTTTGCAGAGGATGTCTGAAGCCGTCTACAACTACAAAAGCGGTTGTGATAATAAGTGAGATAAAGTAGTGCCCCGTACCGGAAGACTGGATAAAGCCATCCTCAATGATGCTGGCAAAGAATTCGGAAATCAGAATACCCGCGGGGAGAATCACAGCAAGACCTGCCGCACCCTCAGCCAAATAGCCGATATAACTTTTATCTTGTTTTGAAAAAGGATAGATAAGTGTCATTTGTAACGCATATCCCGCAGTCAGCAGCACAATCCATGTGTAATAAAGCGCTGGCAGCTCTCCGGAAAAAAGCTCGATCAGGAAGTTAACGATCACCCTGAGTATCTCTGTAAGCATGAATACTACTCCTCAAAGGACAGATTAACCGGCTCATCTAACAGATCCTGCGAGTAATCCAGGTTTGTCACCGCGATGCTGTCATCTACTTCCTCGAACCTCAGCTCATCCACCCATACGCGGCCGCGTCCGGAAAGAATGACCCCGAAGGATACAACGGCGCTGTTGTCCGGCACGTCCAGAACGATGGCATAGTGGTTCCATTCGCTGTCCCCGGTTACCGGCCGGTTGCTCATATTGTCAAACTGCACAATGTCTCCAAGATTATTGTCTATTCTCATCCAAAAGCCGCTGAAGCCGCTGACCCCGGCTGTTTTCAGAAACCCGGACAGCTTGATCCGCTTGCCAAGATGCTTGTCTGCCTTGAACTGCTGCATCATAGTGGCGAATTCATCCAACCCTTCAACGGTTACCGATTTCAGAAGCCCGGAGGCCTTTCCCTTATGAAACGTCTTGCGGTCCAGTTCCATTGCATAATTGAACGGATGAGTTCCGCTGAGAAACCACCCCTTGATTGCTTCTTCCTGCTTCATTTTTGTTTCCTCCTTTTGCCGGGTTAGGCTGCCGATGATTGTCCGGTATTGTCCGGGCGGCAGGTGATAATGCTTTTTAAAGGCACGTGTGAACGATTCCTGGGTTTCGAACCGGTAATGGACAGCGATGTCGATGATTTTTTCGTCGGTGTACAGCAGAATATTGGCGGCGTTGGCAATTCTCCGGTAGCGGATATATTCGGATAAGGTCACGCCTACTTCCTTCTGAAATATCCGGTGATAATGGTATTTGGAAAAGCCGATAAATTGCGCGATGCGTTCCAGCGACAGTTCTTCGTGCAGATTGGTCTCGATATATTCGATTGTCCTTTGGATCACAGCAGTGTAGCTCAATGCCTCACCTCCTCTGTGTAAAAGATTATCAGAATCCGGCCGCGCTTTTTTGATATTTATTGCTTTCTTTCTTTTAGAGTGAGGACGGTATGCTCGGCTTATAAGCCCCAAAAAAGCCCCGCTGTCCTGCTGGAGCAGGTAGCGGGGCTTGTGGTATACAAAGCGTGAGTTGTTGCGGCAGTGCAGCCGGATTGCCGTCCTTCTGCTATGTCCTGCCTTTAGCCTGCTCCTCGCGCATCCACTGTGACAGCTGGCGTTTGAGGTGCAGGAACTCCGGTGTGTCCGTGATTTCATCACGGCGCGGCCGGGGAAAGGGAACCTCCACCGTGTGGAGGATGGAGCCGGGACGGCCGGAGAAGACATAGATCCGGCTGGACAGCAGCAGGGCCTCCTCGATGTTGTGGGTGATGAACAGCACGGAGCGGCGGTTCTCCTCCCACAGCTCCAGCAGCCAGCGCTGCATGTCGCTGCGCGTCAGCGCATCCAGCGCGCTGAACGGCTCGTCGAGCAGCATCAGCTCCTGCGGCGCCAGCAGGGCGCGCAGGAAGGCGGCCCGCTGCTGCATACCGCCGGACAGCATGTGCGGGTAAGCCCGCTCGAAGCCGCCCAGCCCGACCTTGGCCAGCCAGCGGCGGGCGTTCTCCCGTGCGGCGGCCTGCGGCTCGCCCTTCAGCTCCCCGGCGAGCAGGACGTTGTCCAGGGTGCTGCGCCAGGGGAAGAGCGCGGGCTGCTGCGGCATGTAGCTGATCTCGCCGCGCTGCCCGGTCACGGCATGGCCGTTCATGCTGACTGTTCCGGTATCCGGCGTCTCAAGGCCGCCGATGATGTGGAACAGGGTGCTTTTGCCGCAGCCGGACGGGCCAAGGATGGAGACGAACTCCTGCGGCTCGACCGTCAGGGAGACCTCGTTCAGTACGCGGGTCTCCTTGTGGCCGCGTCTGAACGTCTTGGAGACGCCGCTGACTTCGAGCGCCGGCGGCAGGCCCTGTCCGGCCGCGCGCGGCGCAGCAGCTGCCGGAACTGGAGAGCCAGCAGCAGCTGCCGAAGCAGGAGAACTAGCGTTGCTGGAAGCAGCTACCGGTGCTGAAGTAGAGTGTGCAGAGCCCGCAGCGGTTTCCAGTGCAGCATCGCCTGCAGCATCGGCAGCCCCCAAGCCCCGGATACCCCGGGGGGGCGTAACCCCGATAGATTCTTCGTCTTTTGACTGGTGAGACATGTAGAGTACCTCCTTTCTCGTTGGAGTCCGTATGTTGCGGCGGATTGAGCCTAATATTTATGCGAAATCAGAGCCCGGATCATTTTAGTGGGAAAAAGGTCAACTAAATTCGCATAATTCGCTTAACTTCGGCATATAGGTGGAAAAAGGTAACTTAATTTCATCTGAAATGCTAGTTTCAAGCCAGTAGGTAACTATTAACTGTCGAAAATCAACTTAATTTCATATTAAGCCCCGGCCGGAGCAAAATAGCTGTCAAAAATCAAACTAATTCCGTCCGGCCGAAGCCGCCCGCGGATACCCGGCCGAAGCTGCCCGCGGATACCCGCATTCTCCGGCCGAATGCTTCCTCATTCCGATTCCCGCGGCTTCCAGCGCACCAGCCACCGCTCGACTATAGCGATGATTGCGAACAGCACCAGACTCAGTAATACGATGATGGCAATGGCGACAAAGAGATTAGCTGTACGGTAGGCGGACTTCTGGAGCAGCATGTAGTAGCCCAGTCCCTTGTCAGCGCCAATCCATTCCGCGACGATTACGCCCATTACGGCATAGGTGGCAGAGATTTTGAGGCCGGAGAACAGGGCGGGCAGGGAGCCTGGCAGCTCCAGCTTGGTAAAGATCTTCCACTTGCCTGCGCCCGCCATCTTCATATAGTTCATCATCGTCCGGTCACTCTGCGCAAGGCCGCCCATGGCAGCGACGGCGACGGGGAAGAAGCAGACGAGGATGATCAGCATAATTTTCGGCATCAGGCCAAAGCCGAACCAGATCACCAGCAGCGGCGCGAGCGCAATGGAGGGCACATTCTGGCTGAGGATCAGCAGCGGATAGATGGCCCGTTTCAGCCAGGGCACCAGATGCAGCAGCAGCGCTACGATCAGCCCGACGCCTGCGCCGATCGGAAAGCCGATCAGGGTCAGGCGCAGCGTCGCAGCGGTGTGCGACCAGAGGCTGGCGGCATTATCCGCGGAAGCACGGGCGACCGCGCCCGGACCCGGCAGAAAAAACGGATCGATTGTAAATAATGATACCGCCGCCTGCCAGATCCCCAGAAACAATATGACCGCCACTAAGGGCGGCCATATTTGCCTGAAGGCTGATCTCACCGGTATTTCTCCGTCAGCTTGTCCATGCTGATGCCATTCGGGTTATGGGCGATTTTGATCTGGGAGATGATGCTTGGGCTGCCGGCAGCTACGAGCGCTTCGTGCATCTGGCGGACCACCTCGAGCAGCTCGGTAATATCACCTTCCATTGTCGTTTCAAGCGGGTTCACCTGATGCTTTACGCCCGATTTCTGAATGACTTCGATTGCTGTATCTACATAAGGAATGGAGTCCTCACCGTTCGGTGTTTTAGGGATAACCTGAATGCTAAGCAGTGTGTTTGCCACAATAATCAATCCTCTCAATATAATGTATTGGATATCAGCCGGCTCTCAATATAATCTTTATTCCGCCGGCAAAAACTCATTAGTAAACGTTGCCTCTACATCAAGCTGCTGGTCCAGCAGCTTCAGGTCATACATCCAGTCGGCGTAATTCTGCCAGATTTCGGCCTTCTGCTCACCCCAGCGGGCGGCGTCATCCTTGTACTTGGGGCTGAGCCATTTCTGGCTGGCCAGGACAAGCTCAGGATCAAGATCCGGCACGGCTTTGATCAGAATATCAGCTGCCGCTTCCGGCTGGTCAATCGCGTACTGGTATCCCTTCGACGTCGCTTTGAGGAAGGCCTTCACCAGCTCCGGCCGCCCGGCGATTTCCTTCTCGCTGGTAGTCAGGATCGGCGTGTAGTAATCCAGCTGCGGCGCGTAATCCTTGAGGTAGAGCATATCCAGCGGCTCACCGCGCAGCTCGGCCTCAATTCCGGTCCAGGCATAGAAGATCCAGGCGAAATCAATATCGCGCTTCACAGCCGTGAAATAATCAGCTTCACCGATGTTCACCTGCTTGACCTTCTTCACGTCCCCGCCTTCCGGGTCCATGATGGCCTTCATGGCTGCTTCCTCAGCCGGCGAGCCCCAGCCGCCGTAGATTTTGCCTTCAAAATCCTTAGGGGATGTTATATTACGGTCCTTCGGTGCAGCGAACCCGGAAGTATTATGCTGAATGATGGCGGCAACGGATACAAGCGGCACATTCTGCAGGCGGGCCAGCGTCAGTGCCTCCTGGGCGCTGATCCCGAAGGCGGCCTCGCCCGAAATCACCATCGTATCGGCTCCGGCGGCGCCCGGCTGGACAATCTCTACATCAAGGCCTTCCTCTTCGTAATACCCCAGCTCTTTGGCCGCATACAGGCCGGTATGATTCGTGTTCGGCGTCCAATCCAGTGCGACCTTAATCTTGGTAAGCTCAGCCGGCGCATCCGCAGCTGTTCCTGCAGAAGCTTCCGGAGAAGCGTTACCTCCGGCAGTGTTCCCCCCGTTACCTCCGTTTGCCCCGTTGCTGCCGCATCCGGCAATGGCCAGGGCCAGCATGCAGGTCAGGCTGAGCATCAAGCTTTTTTTGACTCCCATTTCCCTTTATTCACTCCTTCCAGCAATCCCTAGTCTTCTCTTTTCTAAATCTGATATGCAAAAAAGCGCCCCGATTCATCGGGACGCCAGTCAGTTGCGCAAGGCTGCAGGCTCCGGCCTCAGGGGCCGGGAAGCAATTAAAGATTCCTACGCTGGCATTATCCAGATCAGGTATAAGGGTCAGTATCTTATGGGATACAATCTCAGCCGGCCAATTCCAGCACCCCTGGTTCTATGAAGTTATCGGGTATTGCTTATTCTACGCTGTATTATAGACGCACGGCCTGGGGTTGTCCAGTAGCAATCTCCCTACTCCTTGGAGTAATACCGCTTCCTGCGGCGGCTGCGGATGCTGGTTCTCAGCTCCTTCAGTGTCATGAAAATGCTGACTGAAATCCCTGTAAACGTGACGAACAGCGCGAGATACTCAAAAGGTGAGTATTCCAGCAGCTTGCTCCAGTCAATCGGAGCCTTCAGGTCCTCAATGACCTGGTTCATCCCGTAAATCCCGCTGACCACCGTAAATATAGTAAGAATCATCAGCAGCGTATCCCGGCGTTTAGCCTGGAATTTATCCTGATACTGGAACAGGTCGTCAAGGGTCATCTTCACTTCACCGAACAAGGCGTCATTGCCGTAAACCTTCCGCAGCTGGAAAAAAATCTCCCGGCCCTGCGACTGCGAAATCAGCTCGATAAAATAGAATTTGGCCGAAAATTTATTGATCAGAAAGATCAGATTCTCAATCTCATCATAGTCGCGGTCAATGCGCAGGCGGGAATGCAGGTTGGACAGCTTCAGCAGCACGATTTTGTGAAAAAGGCTCAGCAGCAGCCCGTAGTAATACTCCCCGTACATCTGGTTAGCCAGCTGGACAGCGATCTCCGGCTTAGCCTTGCTCAGACAGCAAAAGGTCTGCTCATTGGTCATGTAAAAGGTATCAGGGCCCCAGCGGCTATAGGAGTGCTCCCTGCAATAATCGGCTATATAGTCCGGATTGCTGGCACTCATATAAGGCTGGCCGTTTCCGTCCAGCCCGTCCAGCTGGGCGGCACGGAACTTCAAATCTATTCCGATTTCTTCCTCATCCCCGTGCTCCAAACCGTAGAATCCCTGAACCATCATCCGCTCATCGACAAAGAAGGGCAGGGTTTCAAAGTAAGCGCCGTCCAGCTCTGACTGGTCCAGAAACGGCTTCAGGCTGGGCACGAGGTAATCGAACACAAAATCCTCGACCTGATCATAGGATTTATCGCCGTACTGAACGGAGGTTCCCTTATCCTGCAGGTTGGCATCCTCCAGTGTACGGAACCGGTCTGCGAATTCCAGAGCTACACTGAACGGCAGCGTATCCTCCTCAATGCGGACCCTTATGGTCACAAAGCCCAGCTGAAACGGGCAGAGGAACATATCGGTCGACAGCACCTTGAAGGCGATGGAGCGGCCGGGCATTTCCAGACTGCAGGAAAGGTCATTGGCCTTGGAGAAGCGCCGGAAGGAGTCCTTATCCTTTTCCCGGGGAAACAGCACATGGGCTGCAAAGGGGAGGTAGCTGCGCTCCATTTTTTCATGTGACACGCAGTATCCCTCTCCGTAATAAGCATCCTCAAGCTCCTTGTTATCCAGAAAAAAGCGTGTGAAGCCGTCCTGCTTAAGCTGCCGGATCAGCTTGTCATCCTCACCGTTTTTAATGGAGAAGGGAAAAATAAACTGCAGCAGTGCAGTATGTAGCGCCGGTTCGGGAGATTCAGCGAAAACCTTAGTCATAAGCAGGTACCACCTTATTTTTCAGAATATCAGTATGTGTAGTATTACCCTAACCTGCAGACAGCCACGCTAAGCGGAGCCGGCACAGCGGTGTCCGTTCATCGTTTTGTCCCGGATTCAATGTGATTGAAGGGGGTACACTATAGTAAGCACAATTAATTGTATGATAAATCCAAACTGTGAATGCGGATATATAAATATATATCTGCGTGATTTCTGAAAGGAGCTATTTCGTCAATGAATAACAATGAGCTGGAGCAGACTATCATCAAGGCGCTGGATGACAACAAGTTCGGGTCCTTCGGCACGATCGAAGCCGGCAACAAACCTAAGGTGCGTTATATGGCGGTATTTCATGACGGACTGAATATTTATCTGGCTACCAATCGCAAAACACACAAGGTGGAGGAGCTGAAGGACAACCCGAATGCTTTTCTGCTGCTTGGATATGAGCAGGGCGGCGGCAAGGATGTGCTTGAGATTGAAGCCACGGTAGATGTCAGCAAAGACGACAGCCTGCGCACAAAGGTCTGGAGCAAGTCACTGGAGGAATGGTTCAAGGGACCGGAGGATCCGGATTATGTGGTGCTTGAGCTGAAGCCGACACGGATTGAGTATATGGGCAAAAATAAAGAGCATGGCGTATGGCAGCCATCCGTTTCGGCAGGGAGATAACAGCTTCCGGCACAGGCGGATTTAGCAGCTACGACCACCAGCCACCTGCAGCCACCCGGCTCTGCAGGTGGCTTTTTGCAGGGATAGGATAAGGCTGTCATTTTACGCCGGCGCATAGTTGAAAATTGGCAAATCATGATATAATGGCTACACTAAAGGTTCGACATTTGATGCGAGGGAGGATGTCTATGAACTG
Proteins encoded:
- a CDS encoding DUF5317 domain-containing protein, translating into MVYDGIIIGFIAGLFRGGLKHGLVQFSNIRLKSGWIFPLLLVFQFLMFYMQERSSTVAAASGYIYIAVYVVGLIFLWLNRHNKGFWLILIGVFLNFLVMLVNGGRMPVSYEAASVLDPIYLEMLKSGDAVSKHYLLDASTRLAFLGDIIPLSSPYPRTQAISIGDVVMNFGIFLFILNIMTPAATTRTTQPDMQG
- a CDS encoding metal-sensitive transcriptional regulator, encoding MAPKEEKQSSAACDSSCHAPGERKSHHSEEFKNGLATRLNRIEGQIRGIKGMIERDTYCDDVLNQLAAVQAALGGVGKLLLEGHMRSCIVERIEAGEHEVIDELLITVNKLMK
- the copZ gene encoding copper chaperone CopZ → MSNVTLTVEGMSCGHCVSAVEKAVSGLGAAAKVDLQAKKVAVEYDEGKVSLNAIKEAIEDQGYDVV
- a CDS encoding heavy metal translocating P-type ATPase; this encodes MEKSAEAGLQQATLQVTGMTCSACAARIEKGLSRMEGVSRANVNLALEQATVGYDPAVAGLPQIEEKIRSLGYDTLKESADFDITGMTCAACSARIEKVLGRMPGIASVNVNLALETAHVEFTPGSVSTADIMGKVSAIGYKAALKQDRKETADQRGEEIVRKRNKWIISAVLSFPLLWAMVGHFSFTSWIPAPGLLMNPWFQLVLATPVQFIIGWQFYVSAYKALKNGSANMDVLVVLGTSAAYFYSLYLTIESLGMSGMDHAVDMYYETSAVLITLILVGKWFEALAKGRSSDAIRSLMGLQAKTALVIRSGNEISISVEEVIPGDIVLVKPGTKIPVDGQVLEGLSSVDESMLTGESIPVEKKPGDTVIGATVNKNGMLKIEARKVGRDTALAQIIRVVEEAQGSKAPIQRIADVISGIFVPIVVGIAVVTFFIWYLWGAPGQFADALEKAIAVLVIACPCALGLATPTSIMAGSGRAAEFGILFKGGEHLEAARDIRIVVLDKTGTVTSGKPVLTDILTTTGIPAHGREIAENRLLAVTAAAEKLSEHPLAEAIVAGAAVRGLTLPAAEQFQAVPGRGISAVVDGAAVLVGTRRMMEESGADPGPWAPLMKKLEQEGKTAMLVSVNGDVAGIVAVADTIKETSKAAVARLHEMGIEVVMITGDNKLTAEAIARQAGIRTVLAEVLPEGKADEIRRLQSGGVKVAMVGDGINDAPALATADTGMAIGTGTDIAMEAADITLMRGDLMSIPDAILMSRRTMRNIKQNLFWALAYNTIGIPVAALGFLAPWLAGAAMAFSSVSVVLNALRLQRVKL
- the nfsA gene encoding oxygen-insensitive NADPH nitroreductase; protein product: MSDEQQYAAGTPDNETLSLLMKHASVRQYLDTPVTDEQLAAIIGAAQMASTSSNVQAYSVIAVTDAGIKAQLSAYSGNQAYIEQCPVFLVWCADLYRLKETVRPHLGDAETYEDTTENLIVATVDVALAAQNAAVAAESMGLGVVYIGGIRNNSAAVSELLGLPELVYPVFGMCLGTPAGESGLRPRLPLSAVLHYNGYDKEKTAAQVEIYDKVSSDYMHKRTGGQSSAPWSAMMAKRLAEPARLHLKDFLQEKGFMKR
- a CDS encoding DUF5823 family protein, yielding MLTEILRVIVNFLIELFSGELPALYYTWIVLLTAGYALQMTLIYPFSKQDKSYIGYLAEGAAGLAVILPAGILISEFFASIIEDGFIQSSGTGHYFISLIITTAFVVVDGFRHPLQKINHKDRRFLLMLAAALAANTLSFSILLPLTGPFLAVSRSFIVTLIVSMSIIMMVLYHFDQQEPSVLSEKVS
- a CDS encoding helix-turn-helix transcriptional regulator; the protein is MSYTAVIQRTIEYIETNLHEELSLERIAQFIGFSKYHYHRIFQKEVGVTLSEYIRYRRIANAANILLYTDEKIIDIAVHYRFETQESFTRAFKKHYHLPPGQYRTIIGSLTRQKEETKMKQEEAIKGWFLSGTHPFNYAMELDRKTFHKGKASGLLKSVTVEGLDEFATMMQQFKADKHLGKRIKLSGFLKTAGVSGFSGFWMRIDNNLGDIVQFDNMSNRPVTGDSEWNHYAIVLDVPDNSAVVSFGVILSGRGRVWVDELRFEEVDDSIAVTNLDYSQDLLDEPVNLSFEE
- a CDS encoding ABC transporter ATP-binding protein yields the protein MSHQSKDEESIGVTPPRGIRGLGAADAAGDAALETAAGSAHSTSAPVAASSNASSPASAAAAGSPVPAAAAPRAAGQGLPPALEVSGVSKTFRRGHKETRVLNEVSLTVEPQEFVSILGPSGCGKSTLFHIIGGLETPDTGTVSMNGHAVTGQRGEISYMPQQPALFPWRSTLDNVLLAGELKGEPQAAARENARRWLAKVGLGGFERAYPHMLSGGMQQRAAFLRALLAPQELMLLDEPFSALDALTRSDMQRWLLELWEENRRSVLFITHNIEEALLLSSRIYVFSGRPGSILHTVEVPFPRPRRDEITDTPEFLHLKRQLSQWMREEQAKGRT